From the genome of Deinococcus sp. AJ005, one region includes:
- the rsmH gene encoding 16S rRNA (cytosine(1402)-N(4))-methyltransferase RsmH — translation MNNNVSDPFRDPLDETASATLSPALSHTPVLAAEVLAALNPAPGKTIVDGTLGGAGHTRLLLSAGATVYGIDQDPFALARAREAGLDGLNVLEGNYRDMQKLLADVGVSEIDGVLLDIGVSSFQLDDTDRGFSYHSEAPLDMRMSQSGESAAEVVNTYPEEEIASIIYEFGEDRLSRRIARGIVYAREKAPIETTVQLAEIVKRAYPGFSKGIHPARRTFQALRIHVNDELGALRDGLEAAEALLKPGGRLAVISFHSLEDRIVKRFLLGSASLRALTKRPEIASETEQAGNPRARSAKLRSAEKLEPVEVVDPEGAA, via the coding sequence ATGAACAACAATGTTTCCGACCCTTTCCGCGATCCCCTTGACGAAACTGCCTCTGCCACCCTCTCTCCCGCCCTGTCCCACACTCCTGTTCTGGCTGCCGAAGTGCTGGCGGCGCTGAACCCCGCCCCCGGCAAGACCATCGTGGACGGCACGCTGGGCGGCGCGGGCCACACCCGCCTGCTGCTCTCGGCGGGCGCAACCGTCTACGGCATCGATCAGGACCCCTTTGCCCTGGCCCGCGCCCGCGAGGCCGGTCTGGACGGCCTGAACGTGCTGGAAGGCAATTACCGCGATATGCAAAAGCTCCTTGCAGATGTCGGCGTGTCCGAGATCGACGGCGTGCTGCTCGACATCGGCGTCAGCTCGTTTCAGCTCGATGATACGGACCGGGGCTTCTCGTACCATTCCGAAGCCCCGCTGGACATGCGCATGAGCCAGTCTGGCGAGAGCGCTGCCGAGGTGGTCAACACCTACCCCGAAGAGGAAATTGCCTCGATCATCTACGAGTTCGGCGAGGACCGCCTGTCGCGCCGGATCGCGCGCGGCATCGTGTACGCCCGCGAGAAAGCCCCGATTGAGACCACTGTGCAACTGGCCGAGATCGTCAAGCGGGCCTACCCAGGCTTCAGCAAGGGCATCCACCCGGCGCGGCGCACCTTCCAGGCGCTGCGGATTCACGTCAACGACGAGCTAGGGGCCTTGCGCGACGGGCTGGAAGCTGCCGAGGCACTGCTCAAACCCGGCGGACGGCTGGCCGTGATCAGCTTCCACTCGCTGGAAGACCGCATCGTCAAGCGCTTCTTGCTGGGTAGCGCCAGCCTGCGCGCGCTGACCAAGCGCCCGGAAATCGCCTCCGAGACCGAGCAGGCAGGCAATCCGCGCGCCCGCAGCGCCAAGCTCCGCAGCGCCGAGAAGCTTGAGCCAGTAGAAGTGGTGGACCCGGAGGGGGCGGCATGA
- a CDS encoding multidrug efflux SMR transporter, with amino-acid sequence MGWIALLLAGLFEVGFTTALKMEQKNKKYVWLFLLCAVVSFSFLAEAIKTIPLGTAYAVWTGIGAVGTTLVGTLIFKDRTNALSLGLLGVAVLLIIGLKVTS; translated from the coding sequence GTGGGATGGATCGCCCTGCTGCTGGCCGGACTATTTGAAGTCGGCTTCACCACCGCCCTGAAGATGGAACAGAAGAATAAGAAGTATGTCTGGCTGTTCCTGCTGTGCGCCGTCGTCAGCTTCAGCTTTCTGGCCGAGGCGATCAAGACCATTCCGCTGGGCACAGCCTACGCAGTCTGGACCGGAATTGGCGCGGTGGGCACCACCCTGGTCGGCACGCTGATCTTCAAGGACCGCACCAACGCCCTGAGCCTGGGCCTGCTGGGCGTCGCCGTGCTGCTGATTATCGGACTTAAGGTGACCTCGTGA
- a CDS encoding pseudouridine synthase, with protein sequence MSAERLQKRLARAGVASRRAAEEMIKAGRVQVNGMVATLGQTVTEADDIRLDGQLLDTGAVQKVTYALYKPRGYVTTASDEYGRKNVLDAMPNIPGLHPIGRLDRDSEGLLLLTTDGDLTLNLTHPRYGHEKAYRAWTHGEEPPTQDELDQLVAGVMLEDGLATAITATPASDGAFITLGEGRKRQVRRMLEAIGHPVGRLMRYRVGGYWLGDMDVGEYGELSERDLQGLLDPQTIPAAVWDGKWELMGRRWG encoded by the coding sequence ATGAGCGCTGAGAGATTACAGAAGCGGCTGGCCCGTGCCGGAGTCGCCTCACGCCGCGCCGCCGAGGAAATGATCAAGGCCGGGCGCGTGCAGGTTAACGGTATGGTGGCCACGCTGGGCCAGACGGTCACCGAGGCCGACGATATTCGACTGGACGGCCAGTTGCTGGACACCGGGGCGGTGCAGAAGGTGACCTACGCGCTGTACAAACCGCGCGGCTATGTGACCACCGCCAGCGACGAGTACGGGCGCAAGAACGTGCTGGACGCCATGCCGAACATTCCCGGCCTGCATCCGATCGGACGGCTGGACCGCGATTCGGAAGGGTTACTGCTCCTGACCACCGACGGCGATCTGACCCTGAACCTGACCCATCCGCGCTATGGCCACGAGAAGGCGTACCGCGCGTGGACGCATGGCGAGGAGCCGCCCACCCAGGACGAGCTGGACCAACTGGTGGCGGGCGTGATGCTGGAAGACGGTTTGGCCACCGCCATTACCGCCACCCCGGCCAGCGACGGCGCGTTTATCACGCTGGGCGAGGGCCGCAAGCGTCAGGTGCGCCGGATGCTGGAAGCCATCGGGCATCCGGTGGGCCGCCTGATGCGCTACCGCGTGGGCGGCTACTGGCTGGGCGACATGGACGTGGGCGAATACGGCGAACTCAGCGAGCGCGATTTGCAGGGGCTGCTGGACCCGCAGACCATCCCGGCGGCAGTCTGGGACGGCAAATGGGAATTGATGGGACGGCGCTGGGGATAG
- a CDS encoding penicillin-binding protein 2, whose product MEVKIRNRSRLMQFLATLMFLSLVWAYAQLEWNAPQGVRRTLVQARGTITSSDGKVLAQSVDGKRVYPQGHLAGQVLGMMGTTNGLEGLEYAYDRPLEAGQNLKLTINTGVQAAAESALSKAIPEHQADYGSVVVMETRTGRVLAAASYPQFDPNRWRDFPLEARRNRPFLDVYEPGSVIKGLVVAAAINEGLTTPKTTYDTPMNRHVGGRWGSVIHDAVDHPATLTTKQVLRYSSNVGMSHIVENFGSEKLRNYYTEYGFGSYPDMPVVPAATGQLQPLRKWDDLVRVTNAFGQGMSTTTLQLASAYNALANDGLYLPPQLIEGVAASGERREILRPEVARTTRDMLQAVIEEGIPHAAGVKGYALGGKTGTAQVVVDGRYSSTVYNSVFTGFFPVDAPKMTVVVMVHGAKINYHGSMLAAPIFKEISTEVLSSLGAAPKMETPKTTEK is encoded by the coding sequence GTGGAAGTAAAGATTCGCAACCGGTCCCGATTGATGCAGTTTCTGGCGACGCTGATGTTCCTGAGCCTGGTGTGGGCCTACGCGCAACTGGAGTGGAACGCGCCACAGGGGGTCAGGCGCACGCTGGTGCAGGCTCGCGGCACCATTACCTCCAGCGATGGCAAGGTGCTGGCCCAGAGTGTGGACGGCAAACGCGTCTACCCGCAGGGGCATCTGGCCGGGCAGGTGCTGGGCATGATGGGCACCACCAACGGCCTCGAAGGGCTGGAGTACGCCTATGACCGCCCGCTGGAAGCCGGACAGAACCTGAAACTGACCATCAATACCGGGGTGCAGGCCGCCGCCGAGTCCGCGCTGAGCAAGGCCATTCCCGAGCATCAGGCCGACTACGGTTCGGTGGTGGTCATGGAAACCCGCACCGGGCGCGTGCTGGCCGCCGCCAGTTACCCGCAGTTCGATCCCAACCGCTGGCGCGACTTTCCGCTGGAAGCCCGGCGCAACCGCCCTTTTCTGGACGTCTACGAGCCGGGTTCGGTGATCAAGGGGTTGGTGGTGGCCGCCGCGATCAACGAGGGCCTGACCACCCCGAAGACCACCTACGACACGCCCATGAACCGCCACGTCGGCGGGCGCTGGGGCAGCGTCATCCACGACGCGGTAGACCATCCCGCCACCCTGACCACCAAGCAGGTGCTGCGCTACAGCAGCAATGTGGGCATGAGCCACATCGTCGAGAACTTTGGGTCCGAAAAACTGCGCAATTACTACACGGAGTACGGCTTCGGCAGCTATCCGGACATGCCCGTGGTTCCCGCCGCCACCGGGCAGCTTCAGCCGCTGCGCAAGTGGGACGATCTGGTGCGCGTGACCAACGCTTTCGGGCAGGGGATGAGTACCACCACGCTGCAACTGGCTTCCGCCTACAACGCCCTGGCCAATGACGGCCTGTACTTGCCGCCCCAGCTCATCGAGGGCGTGGCCGCCAGCGGTGAGCGGCGCGAGATCCTGCGTCCAGAGGTAGCCCGTACCACCCGCGACATGTTGCAGGCCGTGATCGAGGAAGGCATTCCGCACGCGGCTGGGGTCAAGGGCTACGCGCTGGGCGGCAAGACCGGCACGGCCCAGGTCGTGGTGGACGGGCGTTATTCCTCTACCGTCTACAACAGCGTCTTCACAGGCTTTTTCCCGGTCGATGCCCCCAAGATGACGGTTGTGGTGATGGTCCACGGGGCGAAGATCAACTACCACGGCTCCATGCTGGCCGCCCCGATCTTCAAAGAAATCTCGACGGAAGTGCTGTCGAGCTTGGGGGCCGCACCGAAAATGGAGACGCCCAAGACCACCGAGAAGTAG
- the mraZ gene encoding division/cell wall cluster transcriptional repressor MraZ: MPFGEYPYTIDDKGRVVMPPAFREFVEDGMILTRGMEGCLYVFPLASWRRVEEQLEGLPLTDAQSRSFVRFFYSGASKARLDNQSRVSVPQPLRTFAALDGDVVVAGAPGRLELWTPARWDAAISAVQDNPPQPDLLINFVA; this comes from the coding sequence TTGCCGTTCGGAGAATATCCCTACACCATCGACGACAAGGGGCGCGTGGTCATGCCACCAGCCTTCCGGGAGTTCGTCGAGGACGGCATGATCCTGACGCGTGGGATGGAAGGCTGCCTGTACGTCTTTCCGCTGGCCAGTTGGCGGCGGGTTGAAGAACAGCTTGAGGGTCTGCCCCTGACCGACGCTCAGTCCCGCTCCTTCGTCCGTTTCTTTTACTCCGGGGCCAGCAAGGCGCGGCTGGACAACCAAAGCCGCGTGTCCGTGCCCCAGCCCCTCCGCACCTTCGCGGCCCTTGACGGCGACGTCGTCGTGGCGGGCGCACCGGGCCGTCTGGAACTGTGGACCCCGGCCCGCTGGGACGCTGCCATCAGCGCCGTTCAGGACAATCCCCCCCAACCCGATCTGCTCATCAACTTCGTGGCGTGA
- a CDS encoding DUF423 domain-containing protein, translating to MRMTRSASPAASLPAFQTGAILAALGVALGAFATHGLKGTLEPGLLVDFETGVRYQMYAALALLALGTQPEQRRAPMLLLGGAVIFSGTLYILALTGVKWLGAITPIGGVLLIAGFVLAAVDFRRSG from the coding sequence ATGCGAATGACCCGTTCCGCCAGCCCCGCCGCCTCGCTGCCCGCGTTTCAGACCGGGGCCATTCTGGCCGCGCTGGGCGTGGCGCTGGGGGCTTTTGCCACGCACGGGCTGAAGGGCACGCTGGAGCCGGGACTGCTGGTCGATTTCGAGACCGGCGTGCGCTATCAGATGTACGCCGCGCTGGCCCTGCTGGCGCTGGGCACGCAGCCGGAGCAGCGGCGCGCACCCATGCTGCTGCTGGGCGGGGCCGTGATCTTCAGCGGCACGCTGTACATCCTGGCGCTGACGGGCGTGAAATGGCTGGGCGCGATTACCCCGATTGGCGGTGTGTTGTTGATCGCCGGATTCGTGCTGGCAGCGGTGGACTTCCGGCGATCAGGCTGA
- the truB gene encoding tRNA pseudouridine(55) synthase TruB: MPVIAVDKPLHLTSHDVVNRARRARKTKRVGHTGTLDPLATGVLVLAVDGSTKVVQFMEADSKDYLAWISLGAGTPTLDAEGPISETVDVSPLDADEVSAILAQFTGPQKQIPPQYSAIQVGGVRAYAVARAGGELDLPARDVMIHSLELLGVYDRVQDAPRTFDPQSWTPAETGLTFTLPDALGEFPTLLVRASVGSGTYLRSLARDVGASLGLPAHLSGLVRTRVGRYRLADAVQMENLEAATGLSDLNALDFPCIEADDLMARELRQGKRPQRPEVGRHVVTLGGELVAVVDGNGEQLKVVRVWA, translated from the coding sequence ATGCCCGTGATTGCCGTCGATAAACCCCTGCACCTCACCTCGCACGACGTGGTGAACCGTGCCCGCCGCGCCCGCAAGACTAAGCGGGTGGGCCACACCGGGACGCTGGACCCGCTGGCCACCGGGGTGCTGGTGCTGGCGGTGGATGGCAGCACCAAGGTGGTGCAGTTCATGGAGGCCGACAGCAAGGACTATCTGGCCTGGATCAGCCTGGGCGCGGGAACGCCGACGCTGGACGCCGAGGGGCCAATCAGCGAGACGGTAGACGTTTCTCCACTGGACGCTGATGAAGTCAGTGCAATCCTGGCGCAGTTCACTGGACCCCAGAAACAGATTCCTCCGCAGTACAGCGCCATTCAGGTGGGCGGCGTGCGGGCCTACGCGGTGGCGCGGGCGGGGGGCGAACTGGACCTGCCTGCACGGGACGTGATGATTCACTCGCTGGAATTGCTGGGCGTCTATGACCGCGTGCAGGACGCGCCGCGCACCTTTGACCCGCAAAGCTGGACTCCTGCCGAAACGGGACTGACTTTTACCTTGCCGGACGCGCTGGGCGAGTTTCCCACCCTGCTGGTGCGCGCCAGCGTGGGCAGCGGCACCTATCTGCGCTCGCTGGCGCGGGATGTGGGCGCGTCTCTGGGTCTGCCCGCCCACCTCTCGGGTCTGGTGCGGACGCGCGTGGGCCGCTACAGACTCGCCGACGCCGTGCAGATGGAGAATTTAGAGGCCGCGACTGGCCTGAGCGATCTGAACGCGCTGGACTTTCCGTGCATTGAAGCCGACGACCTGATGGCCCGCGAACTGCGCCAGGGCAAACGCCCCCAGCGCCCGGAAGTGGGACGGCACGTGGTCACGCTGGGCGGCGAACTGGTGGCCGTGGTGGACGGGAATGGGGAGCAGTTGAAGGTGGTGCGGGTGTGGGCATGA
- a CDS encoding TetR/AcrR family transcriptional regulator: MPRIVDHDQRRTELTEAVWSLIREQGLSGVTIRNLSKRSGWSSGAIRHYLPNREAILNFAAQQIGERAWQRLQAIPASDDLFQDFLNRLEVTLPLDEEGRVWLEVWLAFVGAAVSDQDFADAQGVLYRDLNAIFVEAFTEFARRGWLPASTPQASATEIHALLDGLSVHLLLHQITPGQARETLKIALARMLVRPETSA, from the coding sequence ATGCCCCGCATCGTCGATCACGATCAGCGCCGCACCGAGTTGACAGAGGCGGTCTGGAGTCTGATCCGCGAGCAGGGGCTGTCCGGGGTGACCATCCGCAACCTGTCGAAGCGCAGTGGGTGGTCCAGCGGGGCCATTCGCCACTACCTCCCCAACCGCGAGGCCATCCTCAATTTTGCGGCGCAGCAGATCGGTGAGCGGGCCTGGCAGAGGCTTCAGGCCATTCCCGCCAGTGACGATCTGTTTCAGGATTTTCTGAACCGTCTGGAGGTCACGCTGCCGCTGGATGAAGAAGGACGCGTGTGGCTGGAGGTCTGGTTGGCTTTTGTGGGTGCGGCGGTCAGCGATCAGGATTTTGCGGATGCCCAAGGCGTGCTGTACCGCGATCTGAACGCCATTTTCGTGGAGGCGTTCACTGAGTTTGCTCGGCGCGGCTGGCTGCCTGCGTCTACCCCCCAGGCGTCGGCCACCGAGATTCACGCCCTGCTGGACGGCCTGAGTGTGCATCTACTTTTGCATCAGATCACGCCTGGGCAGGCCAGAGAAACCCTAAAAATCGCACTGGCCCGGATGCTGGTCAGGCCAGAAACTTCAGCCTGA